The Desulfonatronovibrio hydrogenovorans DSM 9292 genome includes a window with the following:
- a CDS encoding Na/Pi cotransporter family protein has protein sequence MIAMLFKLAGGVGLFVLGMILLTDGLKSFAGQSLQKALIRFTGTPFKAFGSGAIVTVMVQSSSATTVTVIGFVSAGLLTFAQAVGVVLGASFGTTGTGWIVSVLGLKVSVGFYALPLVGIGAFIKLLAHGRWKSLGMALAGFGLIFVGIESLQDGMRGISGMFNLAQLPSIGIWGHLLAMVIGAVMTVVMQSSSAAVATALTALHTGTVNFDQAASIVIGAAVGTTVTGALAAIGASIPAKRTALAHVLFNLATGLIAILLLPILLWVIELMQVHLGLEPGAVSLAAFHTFFIAMGVAIFLPFVNSFSRFIEGLLPDKGPVLTRHLDDSLLHAPMVALEATRRVLVKVAMILITGISSAILNRPYSLDKSLALSREALEKTQHFFSRIPSVSEEQPMSRARISQMHAIDHLMRLTTHFYPPDRIRKVMSAEALQPAVRLSRDIMDLALSGLRGEENRDWSGQIEQKARALAELRRKERPAVLDQTVHGQQDPTAALDLLDAMRWLDRVCYHVWRICNYLGRENEGDNNGHAIPDQEHSL, from the coding sequence ATGATTGCCATGCTTTTCAAACTTGCTGGCGGAGTCGGTCTCTTTGTACTGGGGATGATTCTGCTGACTGACGGTTTAAAATCCTTTGCCGGCCAGTCCCTGCAAAAGGCTCTGATTCGTTTTACCGGGACTCCTTTTAAGGCGTTCGGGTCTGGAGCGATTGTAACTGTAATGGTCCAGTCTTCCAGTGCCACCACTGTTACGGTAATCGGTTTTGTCAGTGCAGGACTCTTGACCTTTGCTCAGGCTGTGGGTGTTGTCCTGGGTGCAAGTTTCGGCACTACTGGGACAGGGTGGATTGTATCTGTCCTGGGGCTCAAGGTCAGCGTGGGTTTTTATGCCCTGCCCCTGGTGGGAATCGGAGCTTTTATCAAACTTCTGGCCCATGGTCGATGGAAGTCCCTGGGCATGGCCCTGGCAGGATTTGGATTGATTTTTGTGGGTATTGAGTCTTTGCAGGATGGGATGAGGGGCATTTCAGGGATGTTTAACCTGGCCCAGCTTCCCAGCATAGGTATCTGGGGCCATCTGCTGGCCATGGTCATTGGTGCGGTGATGACAGTGGTGATGCAGTCTTCCAGTGCTGCCGTGGCAACTGCCCTGACTGCTTTGCATACCGGCACAGTCAATTTTGACCAGGCCGCCTCAATAGTCATCGGAGCAGCAGTAGGCACCACTGTAACCGGCGCCCTGGCTGCCATAGGAGCCAGCATACCGGCCAAACGCACTGCTTTGGCCCATGTCCTGTTCAACCTGGCCACAGGTTTGATCGCCATACTGCTGCTGCCCATCCTGCTCTGGGTGATCGAACTGATGCAGGTGCACCTTGGGCTTGAACCCGGAGCTGTCAGCCTGGCTGCCTTTCACACATTCTTTATTGCCATGGGGGTGGCCATTTTTCTCCCCTTTGTGAACAGTTTTTCCAGATTCATCGAGGGGCTTTTGCCAGACAAAGGTCCGGTCCTGACCAGACATCTTGACGACAGCCTGCTCCACGCTCCCATGGTGGCCCTGGAAGCCACCAGAAGAGTGCTGGTCAAAGTGGCAATGATCCTGATCACCGGGATAAGTTCAGCTATTCTTAATCGACCTTACAGCCTGGACAAATCCCTTGCCCTGTCCAGGGAGGCCCTGGAAAAAACTCAACATTTCTTTTCCAGGATTCCATCCGTATCTGAAGAACAGCCCATGTCCAGGGCCAGGATTAGTCAGATGCATGCCATTGATCATCTGATGCGGCTGACTACCCATTTTTATCCACCAGACAGGATAAGAAAGGTCATGTCAGCTGAAGCCCTGCAGCCGGCAGTTAGATTGTCCCGGGACATCATGGACCTGGCCCTGTCCGGGCTCAGGGGAGAGGAAAACAGAGACTGGAGCGGGCAAATTGAGCAAAAGGCCAGGGCGCTGGCCGAGCTGCGCAGAAAGGAACGACCAGCTGTTCTGGACCAGACAGTTCATGGCCAACAAGATCCCACAGCTGCTCTTGACCTGCTTGATGCCATGCGCTGGCTGGACAGGGTATGCTACCATGTCTGGCGGATCTGTAATTATCTGGGCCGGGAAAATGAGGGGGACAATAATGGTCATGCAATCCCGGATCAGGAGCACAGTCTGTAA
- a CDS encoding 16S rRNA (guanine(527)-N(7))-methyltransferase RsmG — protein MNNYFKELEKMNYQQLEHELSGKGLLLSQEVVQGLYVYLSLLLKWNRVMNLVGPSDWKVILNDLILDSFYLADFLNRIYDDQAGSVILDLGAGAGLPGIPLRLAWKKGSYYLVESRMKRTVFMSQALMALDLKDTYVLNVRIQEIDPQILPARVILSRAFMPWPELLPLVQGMLDKDGRLVILSGQRPDNQDFPEFETVDLMEYQVNRKKRYFWALAPKA, from the coding sequence ATGAATAACTACTTCAAGGAGCTGGAAAAGATGAATTACCAGCAGCTGGAGCATGAGCTGAGTGGAAAGGGATTGCTTCTCTCTCAGGAGGTGGTTCAGGGCTTATATGTTTACCTCAGCCTGCTCCTCAAGTGGAACAGGGTCATGAATCTGGTGGGTCCGTCAGACTGGAAGGTGATTCTCAATGACCTGATCCTGGACAGCTTTTACCTGGCTGACTTCCTGAACAGGATATATGATGATCAGGCAGGGTCGGTAATTCTGGATTTGGGTGCTGGGGCCGGTCTTCCAGGCATACCTCTTCGTCTGGCCTGGAAAAAGGGCAGTTACTATCTGGTGGAAAGCAGGATGAAACGGACGGTTTTCATGAGTCAGGCCCTTATGGCCCTGGACCTTAAAGACACCTATGTGCTCAATGTCAGAATCCAGGAAATTGATCCTCAGATTCTGCCGGCCAGGGTAATTCTGAGCAGGGCTTTTATGCCCTGGCCTGAACTATTGCCCCTGGTTCAGGGTATGCTGGACAAGGATGGGAGACTGGTCATCCTGAGCGGGCAAAGGCCGGATAATCAGGATTTTCCGGAATTTGAAACTGTAGACCTGATGGAGTATCAGGTGAACCGCAAGAAGCGTTATTTCTGGGCTCTGGCCCCAAAAGCCTGA
- a CDS encoding ACP S-malonyltransferase produces the protein MTETKTALLFPGQGSQEKNMGRQLAEKETQAMELWQKAEKISGHPLREIFWDGEDQDMSRTEYLQPALTVVNLNVWFHFQSRLAPAFMAGHSLGEFCALCASRVLSVEKTLELVSLRGRLMAESGRQSNGGMAAVLKLDQGLVEEMVQDAAEKTGNLIIIANYNTPRQFVVSGSRQAIEFLESGVKKARGRMVLLPVSSAFHSPMMDEAAHELAKMMEKVDWKNPDCSIYFNSTAQPENDPVRIKEIMKSQMISPVYFVQLVRAMVEAGAGKFYESGPKGVLSRMIPQILDRREIEAVNLDAQDAAV, from the coding sequence ATGACAGAAACAAAGACCGCTCTTCTCTTTCCAGGTCAGGGCTCCCAGGAAAAGAACATGGGACGCCAGCTGGCTGAAAAAGAAACCCAGGCCATGGAACTATGGCAGAAAGCGGAAAAGATATCCGGACATCCACTGCGGGAGATTTTCTGGGACGGAGAAGATCAGGACATGTCCCGTACCGAATACTTGCAGCCCGCCTTGACCGTTGTCAATCTTAATGTATGGTTTCACTTCCAAAGCAGGCTTGCCCCTGCCTTTATGGCCGGGCACAGCCTGGGTGAATTCTGCGCCTTATGCGCCTCCAGGGTCCTGAGTGTGGAAAAGACCCTGGAGCTGGTCTCCCTGAGGGGAAGACTCATGGCTGAATCTGGCCGGCAATCAAACGGGGGTATGGCAGCGGTTCTCAAGCTGGACCAGGGTCTTGTGGAAGAGATGGTCCAGGATGCAGCAGAAAAAACCGGAAACTTGATCATCATTGCCAACTACAATACTCCACGGCAGTTTGTGGTCAGCGGGAGCCGACAGGCTATTGAATTCCTTGAGTCAGGAGTTAAAAAGGCCCGGGGAAGAATGGTCCTTTTACCGGTCAGCAGTGCTTTTCATAGTCCTATGATGGACGAGGCTGCTCATGAACTGGCCAAAATGATGGAAAAGGTTGACTGGAAAAACCCTGATTGCAGCATCTACTTCAATTCAACTGCCCAGCCGGAAAATGACCCGGTCAGAATCAAGGAAATAATGAAGAGTCAGATGATCTCTCCAGTCTATTTTGTTCAGCTGGTCAGGGCCATGGTCGAAGCCGGCGCTGGAAAGTTCTACGAATCAGGTCCCAAAGGCGTCCTGTCCAGGATGATTCCCCAGATTCTTGACCGCAGGGAAATTGAAGCAGTCAATCTTGATG